The Selenomonadales bacterium genome contains the following window.
CCCCCCCCCCCCCCCCCCCCTGACGAAAATGCACACCCCCTCTCGCAAATCGTTGAACTTTAGCGCAGGGGTGTGCATTGTATCATTTTGTAGTAGATAAGCCAAAGAAATATTACGCGAACAAGGCTACTGAGGAATCAGTAGCCGCTTTTCTTGCTTGCCGTTACTCCATTCAGGCCATTCTATATAACTAGGAGCGGTGGACTTGTCGGGCGTCTAGCTTGCTATCAGCCATACAATAGCGTACAATTGTTGTAAAGGGAGTGAAGCTGAAATGCCCAAATCGTCTAGCATTTACACGCGGGTTGAGCCTGAAATTAAAGAGCAGGCCGAACAGATACTGTCAAAGCTCGGCATTCCAGTAGCGAGTGCGGTGAATCTGTTTTTACATCAGGTTGTCTTGCGTAAAGGGATTCCCTTCAGTGTCTGCCTGCCTCCCAACACGCCCTTTGACTATTCGGCTTTGACAGCCGAGCAGTTTGATGATGAAATGCAAAAGGGCCTCACTAGCTTCGACGTTGGCAGGATTGTATCGTCTGCGGACGTAAGAGCCAAGATGCAACGGCAATACTGCGTATGCGATGGTCGACAACTGCCTGTACGATAGGCGCGACATCGGCACGCACTTACTCCGGGGTCCTAGCTGTTGAAACGGCGAAGACCTAACGAGTCAGCCGAGTGCGAAACATTGCGCGAACAGATGTGGCTTAAGTCCTCATGCCCTCATCTTGCCGCCTGGCAAGGTGGGGGCCATTTTTTACCATTTCGATTGCTTTCATAATCCACTGTGTTGCGCCGGTCAGGCGGTAACCTGCGAACCCGGCTTCTTTAAGGATGTCAACGACTTTGCTTTCGGCAATATCTAACTTTAGCAAGTCGGATAACCCGCCTCGCTCTTCCGCGATCTCTTTCACATAATCCCAGTACGTACCGGAGTAGCCGAAAGTCGTGGCGTATTTCTCCGGTTCGGCGACGGCCGCCTGCACCATTTCTTCGGTATCCTCGTAAAACAGACTGCGTCCGTTATCGTATAGAGGGTAGAAGCTCTCCACGCCATTGCTTACTTTAATGGCGATATTGGAGAGGTGCCTGTCGTCCTGTCGGGTGATGAAGTCTAGCAGAATCATCTTGGCAATATCGTCTTTGTACTGCGGGCGCACTGACGCCAGGTTTTGGTACTCGTTCCCCGAACGAGCGCCGTCAAACAGGCTGCGAAAATGCACGATGTACTCCTTAGAGAAGTCATACAGGAAAGCCGAGAAACCCGTGTCCTTGTCAATGCGATATGCCGGACAGCAAGGAACGCCGAGCTCTTGTGCCAGCAGATATACGGCAACCTCAGATTCGACATCGGCGGTGAGCGGGCTAATTCTTTGCTTATATATACCGTATTGCCCGCAATGTGCACCGTAACGTTTTATGTTATAGCCTTCCGGCGTATCAACGCTTTCGCCGACCAAATCGATGCGCTGGTGAAATACAGAATCGAACACATCGGTAATTGCCGAATCTAGCTGCTCGTCTTCGCTGTTTGCAATCCAAAGCAAATCTTTCGCATGGATACCGCGAGTGATTTCAGCGATGCGGAGAACATCGTAAGTGGAGAGTCCGCAGCGGAACAGGATTTTCTCAATATCCCGCCTGTCGCGACTAACTGTGCGCTCGGAAAGGAACTCGGCAAAACGCTCCCCACTCCAATTATCCGCGCCGTGGGTGTACAGGGAAACAACAGGGTTAAAATCCCGTTCGCTGAACTTCACGGTGTTAGCGGAATCAATCGTGGCGATAATGGCGTTGTCCCACTTTAGAAAGCGATGTTGCCTTTTCGGCCTATCGCGCCCGTCTACGGGCTTCTTTGCATTCACCGGTATTCTATAGCTCCTACCCTGCTTCACCGCGCCGGGAATTTTGCCCTCGCTGCAAAGCACGCGAACGCGTCGGTCTGATATGCCCCACTTTTCGGCAGCTTGCCGAGAGGACATGTATGGGGTGCTCATAGCGTAATTCCTCCCTTCACATTGACTAGTTTAGCGTAAAGCGGAATAAAGGTCAATGTGTATTATTCCGCTACGTGCATCATCTCATGCGACATGCGGAGTCTTTGACGCTTACGGTTCACGTGTTATTATCAATGGGGGTGCATTCAGCTATCAGAGTCTCCTAACCGGTCGCTATGTTCACAAAAAGGATGCGGAGGAACACAATGTTTAACACAGTTGTCATTGGTGCGACCAACATTGATATTTTCGGGATTCCTTTTCAAGACGTAGCTATGCGAGACTCTAATCCCGGGATAATCATAGAAGCTTATGGCGGTGTCGGACGGAACATAGCTGAGAATTTAGGACGATTGAACTGTCATCCGCTCTTGATTGCCACAGTGGGCAACGATAAACGAGTTGAAATTGAGCGTCATCTACGAGAAGCAGGAGTGAGTTTTAAAGCCGTCATCACACCCAAAACGTCGAGATATTTAGCCGTAATGGATGAAAACAGCGATATGCAGGTAAGTATCGCTGATATGGTTGGTCTGGAAGAGTTGACCGTAAAAGACTTTGAACCATTTGCGAGCGATATTCAGCACGCGGAAAGACTAGTTATTGACACGAACTTTTCTGAAACGCTAACCAGTGAGATTGTCAAACTAAGTCGAGGTAAAATTTACACCGATGGAATTTCCACACGTAAGGTTCTTAAGCTAAGAAATGTGTTGCACCGCATGCATGTGGTTAAACTGAATTTGTTAGAGGCAAGAGCACTCACTAACATTCAAGACGGTCCGTTAGATGAAGTCATAACGCAGCTGAGGGATCTGCCATGTGAACGGATTTACTTAACCCTTGGTGTTGACGGTGTTTATGAAATAACTAAGCCTTTAATCCGCCATAGGAAGTTTACACCGTTAAAAAAAGCGTACACCACCGGCGCAGGCGATGCATTTTTGGCCGGGGTTGTCCACGCGGATATACATAATCAAGACCCCTTATTGTACGGGCAGTTAAACGCTAGATTCTGCTTGGGTTCTCTGCTAGCAGTTCACCCGGATCTATCGATCCAACAGCTTGAAAGATTGAGGAGTGAGTTGCATGAAGATTAGCCAGGAAGTCAAAGAAGCCTTAAGCAACAATGACCCGGTCGTTGCGCTTGAGTCAACGATAATTTCCCATGGCATGCCTTATCCCGAAAACCTCGATATGGCCAGGAAAATAGAAAGAATAGTTAGAGACGAAGGGGCCGTTCCTGCGACCATCGCCATACTTGAGGGTGTTATTCATGTTGGACTGAATGAAGATGAGCTTATGAAATTGGCTCAGGGTTCGCGTGTCATGAAAGTGTCCAAAAGGGATATTGCGTACGCTATAAGCGAGAAAAAAGATGGCGCTACAACAGTTTCGGCTACGCTGTTGCTCGCTGAAAGGGCTGGCATTAACGTTTTTGCTACAGGCGGTATCGGTGGTGTACATCGTTTTGCCGAGAACACGTTTGATATCTCACGTGATTTGGAAGAAATCGCTTCCTGCAATGTGGCAGTCGTTTCCGCCGGAGCAAAAGCCATTTTAGATCTGCCTAAAACCTTAGAATACCTAGAAACAAAGGGCGTCGAAGTCAT
Protein-coding sequences here:
- a CDS encoding type II toxin-antitoxin system RelB/DinJ family antitoxin; this translates as MPKSSSIYTRVEPEIKEQAEQILSKLGIPVASAVNLFLHQVVLRKGIPFSVCLPPNTPFDYSALTAEQFDDEMQKGLTSFDVGRIVSSADVRAKMQRQYCVCDGRQLPVR
- a CDS encoding helix-turn-helix domain-containing protein gives rise to the protein MSTPYMSSRQAAEKWGISDRRVRVLCSEGKIPGAVKQGRSYRIPVNAKKPVDGRDRPKRQHRFLKWDNAIIATIDSANTVKFSERDFNPVVSLYTHGADNWSGERFAEFLSERTVSRDRRDIEKILFRCGLSTYDVLRIAEITRGIHAKDLLWIANSEDEQLDSAITDVFDSVFHQRIDLVGESVDTPEGYNIKRYGAHCGQYGIYKQRISPLTADVESEVAVYLLAQELGVPCCPAYRIDKDTGFSAFLYDFSKEYIVHFRSLFDGARSGNEYQNLASVRPQYKDDIAKMILLDFITRQDDRHLSNIAIKVSNGVESFYPLYDNGRSLFYEDTEEMVQAAVAEPEKYATTFGYSGTYWDYVKEIAEERGGLSDLLKLDIAESKVVDILKEAGFAGYRLTGATQWIMKAIEMVKNGPHLARRQDEGMRT
- a CDS encoding pseudouridine-5'-phosphate glycosidase — translated: MKISQEVKEALSNNDPVVALESTIISHGMPYPENLDMARKIERIVRDEGAVPATIAILEGVIHVGLNEDELMKLAQGSRVMKVSKRDIAYAISEKKDGATTVSATLLLAERAGINVFATGGIGGVHRFAENTFDISRDLEEIASCNVAVVSAGAKAILDLPKTLEYLETKGVEVIGYQTDSFPAFYTRESALSVTHRLDEPEAIARLMYAKWHLPLRGGIVIANPIPEEHSIPSEWIDEKINYALEEASSQGIKGKDTTPFLLSRVKELTEGSSLKANLELVYNNAVLAARIAKSYSQLVKQNP